Proteins found in one Camelus bactrianus isolate YW-2024 breed Bactrian camel chromosome 5, ASM4877302v1, whole genome shotgun sequence genomic segment:
- the GPR17 gene encoding uracil nucleotide/cysteinyl leukotriene receptor, which translates to MNGLEVAPPGLIANSSPAPAERCGQETPLENVLFASFYLLDFILAFVGNALALWLFVRDHKSGTPANVFLMHLAVADLSCVLVLPTRLVYHFSGNHWPFGEIPCRLTGFLFYLNMYASIYFLTCISADRFLAIVHPVKSLKLRRPLHAHLACAFLWVVVAVAMAPLLVSPQTVRTNHTVVCLQLYREKASQHALASLAVAFTFPFVTTVTCYLLIIRRLRQGPRVEQRLKNKAVRMIAMVLAIFLVCFVPYHVHRAVFVLRYRGDHTSCAAQRVLALGNRITSCLTSLNGALDPIMYFFVAEKFREALCNLLCGRRLSGPPPSADGKTNESSLSARSEL; encoded by the coding sequence ATGAATGGCCTCGAGGTGGCCCCCCCAGGTCTGATCGCCAACTCCTCCCCGGCGCCCGCAGAGCGATGTGGCCAGGAGACGCCCCTGGAGAATGTCCTCTTCGCCTCTTTCTACCTCCTGGACTTCATCCTGGCTTTTGTCGGCAACGCCCTGGCCCTGTGGCTGTTCGTCCGGGACCACAAGTCAGGCACCCCGGCTAACGTGTTCCTGATGCACTTGGCTGTGGCCGACTTGTCCTGCGTGCTGGTCCTGCCCACCCGCCTCGTCTACCACTTCTCCGGGAACCACTGGCCATTCGGGGAGATCCCGTGCCGGCTGACCGGCTTCCTCTTCTACCTCAACATGTACGCCAGCATCTACTTCCTCACCTGCATCAGCGCTGACCGCTTCCTGGCCATCGTGCACCCCGTCAAGTCCCTCAAGCTCCGCCGGCCCCTTCACGCCCACCTGGCCTGCGCCTTCCTCTGGGTGGTGGTGGCCGTGGCCATGGCCCCGCTGCTGGTGAGCCCGCAGACCGTGCGGACCAACCACACGGTCGTCTGCCTGCAGCTATACCGAGAGAAGGCCTCCCAGCACGCCCTCGCGTCCCTGGCCGTGGCCTTCACCTTCCCATTCGTCACCACGGTCACCTGCTACCTGCTGATCATCCGCCGCCTGCGGCAGGGCCCCCGCGTGGAGCAGCGCCTCAAGAACAAGGCGGTCCGCATGATCGCCATGGTGCTGGCCATCTTCCTGGTCTGCTTTGTGCCCTACCACGTGCACCGCGCCGTCTTCGTGCTGCGTTACCGCGGGGACCACACCTCGTGCGCCGCCCAGCGCGTCCTGGCGCTCGGCAACCGCATCACCTCCTGTCTCACCAGCCTCAACGGCGCCCTCGACCCCATCATGTACTTCTTCGTGGCCGAGAAGTTCCGAGAAGCCCTGTGCAACCTCCTCTGCGGCCGGAGGCTCTCGGGGCCACCCCCCAGTGCGGACGGGAAGACCAACGAGAGCTCGCTTAGCGCCAGGTCCGAGCTGTGA